The following is a genomic window from Miltoncostaea oceani.
GGCGTGAGGTCCTGCACCACCGGGATGGGCAGGAACGGGAAGCTGCCGGCCATCAGCAGCAGCACCACCAGCGCCGGGACCGCCCGGAAGAAGTTGATGTACGCGATCGCCAGCCCCCGCAGCACCGCGCCGCCGATGCGGCCCGCCACCGTCCGGGAGCCGGTCCCGGCCTGGCGCGCCACGGCGAGCAGCAGGCCGAGCGCGAGGCAGAGGACCTCCGCGAGCAGCGCGATCTGGATCGTGACCCAGAAGCCCCGCAGGAGGTCGGGCAGGTAGGGCCGCGCCGAGTCCCAGTCGAAGTACTGACGGACGATCTCGTCCACGGCGCGGCCCTCCCCCCTCGTTCGCGTCGTCTACGGGGTCGGCGCCTCGCCGAACCACTTCTCGTAGATCCGGTCGTACGTGCCGTTCGCCCGGATGGTGGCGAGGCCCTCGTCGAAGGCGTCGCGCAGGGCCGTGTTCTCCTGCGGGAACATGAGGCCGAGCCCCAGGTTGCCGGGGACCTCCGCGGCGACCTTCAGCTCCGGCTTCTGGGCGGCGGCGTACGCGACCACCGGGAAGTCGGTGATGGCGGCCTCGACGCGGCCCTGGGCGAGCGCGTTGAAGGCGTCGTCGCCGGTGTCGTACCGCTGGACGGTGGCGCCCGGGACGGAGGCGGCGAGGTCGGCGCCGATGGTGCCGCGCTGCGCGCCGATCGTCGCGCCCTCGAGGTCCTCGAGGGTCGTGACGGTGGAGTCCTGCTGCACGAGGATCGCCTGGTTGGCGCTGAAGTACTGCTCGCCGAAGGCGACCTCCTCGGCACGCTCGGGCGTGACGGTCCACGAGGACGCGGACATGTCGAAGCGCCCCTGCTTGATGCTCAGGATGATGCTGTCGAAGCCCTGGTCGACGAACCGCACGTCCTCGATGCCGAGCTCGGCGGCGATCGCCGTGACGAGGTCGACGTCGAAGCCGACGGGCTCGCTCGAGCCGGGCTCGGTGAACTCGAACGGCGCGTACGGGATGTCGCTCGCGACCGTCAGGACGCCGGGGGTGATAAGGCCCAGGTCCGCGGTCGCGGTGGTGCCGGTCGTGGCGGCGGCGTCGCCGCCGTCGTCATCGTCGCCGCAGGCCGCGAGGCCGACGGCGAGTGCGGCGATCAGGAGGATCGTCAGCAGCTTGCGCATGTGTGGGGCTCCCCGGTCGAAGAATGGGTGAACTTACCCCGTACGAGCACCCCGGAACCCCTCCACAAGGCCTGATCGGACTAGCCGAGGAGCGCCTCCCAGGCGACCAGGGCCGCCGCGACGAGGGCGTCGTCGTCCGGATCCGCCCCCTGCGCCGCGATCGCGTCGCGCAGCGCCTCGGGGTTGAGCTCGAACGGCTCCCACTCGGGGTGGGCCGCGCGCAGGGCCCCCGCGAGGGCCTCCGGGCCGGGGGGCGGGTCGGTCAGAGCAGGTTGACGGCGGCCGCGGCCGCGAGGATCAGGATGATCGCGCCGTACCCGAGGTAGCCGCTCGCGAGCAGCAGGATCCCGAGGGCGACGAGCAGCACGGCGAGGACGCCCCACGCGACCTTGCCGAGGCCGCCGGCGCCGAGCTCCCAGCCGCTCTCGGGCGGGCGGGCCGAGCGTCGGGGCTTCGGGGGCGGCGGGGGGGTGGTCACCGGCCCGACCCTAACGGGCGCCCGGCGGGCGTGCAGGGACCCGGCGCGCCGGCCTAGCGGGTGCGGGCGAGCTGACCGCAGGCGGCGGCCACGTCGGCCCCGCGCGAGCGGCGCACCGAGGCCTCGAGCCCCGCGTCGGCGAGGGAGCGCAGGAAGACCTCGCGGCGCGACTGGGACGACCCCCGGTAGGGGCCCTCCGTCGCGTTGTACTCGATCACGTTCACGTGGAAGCGCCCGTCGCGCAGCAGCCGCGCGAGGCGCTTGGCGTCGGCGGAGGAGTCGTTGACGCCGTCGAGCAGGAGGTACTCGATGAAGACGCGCCGCCCCGTCTGGTCGCAGTACCGGGTGCAGGCCGCGAGCAGGTTGGCGATGGGGTAGCGGGCGTTGATCGGCATCAGTTCCGAGCGCGTCGCGTCGTCGGCGGCGTGCAGGGAGACCGCGAGGCGGACGGGCAGCGGGTGCTCGGCGAGGCGGGCGATGCCCGGCACCCAGCCGACGGTGGAGATGGCGATCCGCCGCGCCGACAGGTTGAGGCCCTCGGGGGCGTTGATCATCGCGGAGGCGTCGAGGACGGCGTCGAGGTTCTGCATCGGCTCGCCCATCCCCATGAACACGACGTTGGTGAGGCGCGCGCCCTGGGCGTCGGCCTCCGTCGCGGCGAGGACCGCCTGGTCCACGATCTCCGAGGCCGTCAGGTCGCGTCCGGCGCCCATCGCCCCGGTGGCGCAGAAGCGGCACCCGAGCGCGCAGCCGGCCTGGCTCGACACGCAGACGGTGCGGCGGCCCTCGGCGTGGGCGATCAGGACGGCCTCGACGACGGCGCCGTCCGCGGCGCGCAGCCCCCACTTCACGGTGCCGTCGCGCGACACCACCCGGGCGTCGGGCGTCAGCGCCCAGAAGGGCAGCACCGCGTCGAGCCGCTCGCGCAGGTCGCGGGGCAGGGTCGAGACCTCGGCCCACCCCCCGGCGCCGGCCCGCTGGGCCTCGAGGGCCTGACGGGCACGGTAGGCGGGCTGGCCCCATTGGGCCAGGATCGAGTGCAGCGCGGCGCGGTCCACCGGCCGAGGGTAGCGGAACGGCGGGGCCGGGCCCGTGCGGGGCGCCGGGGCCGTGTGGCGGGACGCGCCCGCCGATGTCGTTGCGCGTGCAAGCACATCGGCGTATGGTTGAGCGCGCAACGGAAATCGGGAGGGGTCATGCAGCTCGAGGGGATCCACCACATCAGCGCCATCACCGGCGACGCGCCCGGCAACCTCGACTTCTACACGCGGGTGCTCGGCATGCGGCTCGCCGCGAAGACGGTCAACCAGGACGACCCCACCGTCTACCACCTGTTCTACGCCGACGAGGGCGGCCGGCCGGGCGCCGAGCTGACCTTCTTCGAGTACCGGGGGGCGCCGCGGGGCCGCGCCGGGTCGGGGATGGTGCACCGCATCGTCTCGCGCGTCGACTCGGAGGCGTCGCTCGACTTCTGGCAGACCCGCCTCGGCGACGCCGGCGTCACCACCGACCGCGACGACGACGGCCTGCGGTTCGCCGACCCCGAGGGCCTCGGGCACGAGCTCGTCGTGAGCGACGCGAACCCGCCCCTGAAGGCGGTCCACCCCGAGATCCCCGCCGAGCACGCCATCGGCGGCTTCGTCGCGGTCCGCGCGTACGCGCGGCGCCCGCAGGAGAGCGGCGCCCTGCTGGAGGGCGTGCTCGGCGCGACGGCCCTCGGCGACGGCGCCTACGAGCTGCGCGGCGCGCGCCGCGGCGGGCTCATCACGCTCGACGCGCCGCCGGCCGAGCGCCCCCTGAACGGCGCCGGCACCGTCCACCACGTCGCGTGGGGCACGACGGTGGCGGAGCACCCCGCGTGGCAGGGGCACCTGCGCGCGGCGGGCGTCGCCGCGACCCAGGTGATCGACCGCTACTACTTCCACTCCATCTACTTCCGCGAGCCGAGCGGGGTGCTCTACGAGATCGCCGACGACGGGCCGGGCTTCACCCGCGACCTGCCGCTCGAGGAGCTCGGCACCCGCGTGATCCTGCCGGCGTGGCTCGAGCCGCACCGCGAGCAGGTGGTCGCGGGCCTCACCCCGCTGCCCGACCCGCGGGCGGACTGGTCCGAGGTGCCGGCATGACCGGCGTCCCGGAGGTCGCGGGCTGGGAGTACGCCGTCGAGCCGGGCGGCGCCGGCCCCGTGCTGCTGATGCTGCACGGCACCGGGGGCGACGAGCGGGACATGATCGGCCTCGGCCGGGCCCTGGCCCCGGGGGCGACGCTCGTCGCCCCCCGCGGCCGGGTGTCCGAGCACGGGATGGCGCGCTTCTTCAGCCGCACCCCCGCCGACCCGTTCGCGTTCCCCGACCTCGACGAGCGCATCGACGACCTCGCCGGGTTCGTCCGCGCCGCCCTCGCGGCGAACGGCCTGGAGGGGCGTCCCGTGTTCGCCGTCGGCTACTCGAACGGCGCGAACGCCGCGGTCGCCCTGATGCTGCGGCACCCGGGCCTCCTCGACGGCGGCGTGCTGCTGCGGCCGATGCTCCCCGCGCCGCCCCCGCCGGACCTCGACCTCGCCGGCACCGCGGTGCTGGTGGCGGGAGGACGGCAGGACGGGATGATCCCGGCCGACCGGGTGCAGGGCCTCCTCGACGTCCTCCGCGCCGCGGGCGCCGAGGTGCGCGAGCACTGGGAGGAGGGCGGCCACGGCCTCACCCAGGACGACCTGGGGGCCGCGGCGACCTGGCTGGCGGAGCGCGGGGCGGGCGCCCGGTAGGTCACCGCGCCAGGGGCGCGTCGATGGCGGTGTCGGCGGCGGGCGCCGCGGTGCGCGGCGCCCCCGCGTCGAGGCGGGGCATGCGCGACGCGGCGAGCGCGGCGAGGACGAGGAAGGCGGCGGCGAGGAGGAGCGCCGACCGGAAGCCCCCGGCCACCAGGTCGCGCCCCGCGGGCGCGACCCGGCCGAGGGCCCGGTCGAGGCCGGGCGTGAGGTTGGCGTGCAGCACCGCGCCGAGCAGCGCCGCCCCCAGCGCCCCGCCGGTGTAGCGGCTGATGTTCGGCAGCGCCGACGCCACCCCGAGCCGGGTGGCCGGGACGTCGTGGATCGCGGTCATCGTGATCGGGGACGTCGAGACGGCGAGGCCCACCCCGAAGAGGACGATGCCGGGCAGCAGCAGGGCGTAGTGCTGGGCGCCCGCCGTCGCCGCCATCGCGACGGCGCCGGCGGCGGAGACGACGAATCCGGCGGTGGCGAGGCGCTCCGACCCGAACCGGGCGATCGAGCGACCCGCGAGCGGCGCGACGAGCATGAAGCAGGCGGCGATCGGGGTGATGCCGATGGCGAGCTGCACGGCGGTGAAGCCGAGCACCGCCGTGAGGTAGAACGGGAGCAGGATCAGCACCCCGAACAGGGCCGCCGACGAGGCCATCGCCGCGAGGTTCGCCGTCGCGAGGGACCGGCGGCGCAGGAGGCGCAGGTCGATCATCGGGCTCGGCGCCCGCGACTCCTGCCACGCGAACGCCGCGAGGGCCGCGACGCCGAGGGCGGCGGCGCCGAGCACCCGGGGCGATGTCCAGCCCCACGCCTCCCCGCGCGAGAGGGCGACGAGGAGCGCGAACAGCCCGAGGGCGGCGAGGGCGGCGCCCGGCAGGTCGAAGCGGCGGTCCGCGTCGCGGGGGCGGACCTCCACCAGCACGAGCGCGGCGCCCGCGAGGACGACGGCGCCCATCACCGGGCTGAACCAGAAGACGCTGCGCCAGCCGAGCGTCCCGACCAGCACGCCCGCGACGTTGAGCGACAGCACCGGGGCGAGCCCAAGGACGCCCCCCATCACCCCGAGGGCGACGCCCCGCTCGCGGGGGCCGAAGAGCTCGGCGGCGTACGCGTAGGCCGTCGGGGCCATCGCGCACGCCCCGACGGCCTGGAGGATCCGGAACGCGACGAGCGACGGCGCGCTCCAGGCGAGGGCGCAGAGCACCGACGCCCCGCTCAGCACGAGCACCCCGATGACGAACACGCGGCGGCGGCCGTAGAGGTCCCCCGCACGACCGGCGAGGGCGAGCAGCGTCGCCTGCGTCACGAGGAAGCCCGTCACGACCCACGAGATCGCGGGGACGTCGACGCCCAGGTCCTCGGCCATCGCGGGCAGGGCGATGTTGACGATGCTGACGTTGACGACCGAGAGCATCATCCCGCTCGCCACCACCATCAGCGCCATCCAGCGCCAGCGCGGGTGCTCGAGCAGGCGGGCCCGGACCGCCACGACGCGGGCTGCGGCGCGGTCCCTCACCGGCCGAGTGTAGCCCCGGGGTCCGGTACCCTGACCGTGTGGCGACGTCAGGCGAGAAGCTGTGGGGGTACGCCAACCTGGCGCGCCTGTGGTCGTGGACCCTGATCGCCGTGTCAGGGCTCCTGCTGCTGCTGTCCATCGCGATCCAGGCCGCCACGGACGAGGGCCTCGACCTGCGCTGGTGGGGCGCGGCGCTCGGCATCACCGGTCTGACGGGTGTCATCAGCTACCCGCTGTTCCGGGTGTGGCTGCGCAAGACGGCGCTGCCGTCGGTGCGCCTGCCACAGGCCGTCAGGGCGTCCGGTCCCCGCCGCCTGGAGGCCTCGCCGCGCGACTGGCGCCGCTGGG
Proteins encoded in this region:
- a CDS encoding basic amino acid ABC transporter substrate-binding protein, with translation MRKLLTILLIAALAVGLAACGDDDDGGDAAATTGTTATADLGLITPGVLTVASDIPYAPFEFTEPGSSEPVGFDVDLVTAIAAELGIEDVRFVDQGFDSIILSIKQGRFDMSASSWTVTPERAEEVAFGEQYFSANQAILVQQDSTVTTLEDLEGATIGAQRGTIGADLAASVPGATVQRYDTGDDAFNALAQGRVEAAITDFPVVAYAAAQKPELKVAAEVPGNLGLGLMFPQENTALRDAFDEGLATIRANGTYDRIYEKWFGEAPTP
- the rlmN gene encoding 23S rRNA (adenine(2503)-C(2))-methyltransferase RlmN, whose translation is MDRAALHSILAQWGQPAYRARQALEAQRAGAGGWAEVSTLPRDLRERLDAVLPFWALTPDARVVSRDGTVKWGLRAADGAVVEAVLIAHAEGRRTVCVSSQAGCALGCRFCATGAMGAGRDLTASEIVDQAVLAATEADAQGARLTNVVFMGMGEPMQNLDAVLDASAMINAPEGLNLSARRIAISTVGWVPGIARLAEHPLPVRLAVSLHAADDATRSELMPINARYPIANLLAACTRYCDQTGRRVFIEYLLLDGVNDSSADAKRLARLLRDGRFHVNVIEYNATEGPYRGSSQSRREVFLRSLADAGLEASVRRSRGADVAAACGQLARTR
- a CDS encoding VOC family protein → MQLEGIHHISAITGDAPGNLDFYTRVLGMRLAAKTVNQDDPTVYHLFYADEGGRPGAELTFFEYRGAPRGRAGSGMVHRIVSRVDSEASLDFWQTRLGDAGVTTDRDDDGLRFADPEGLGHELVVSDANPPLKAVHPEIPAEHAIGGFVAVRAYARRPQESGALLEGVLGATALGDGAYELRGARRGGLITLDAPPAERPLNGAGTVHHVAWGTTVAEHPAWQGHLRAAGVAATQVIDRYYFHSIYFREPSGVLYEIADDGPGFTRDLPLEELGTRVILPAWLEPHREQVVAGLTPLPDPRADWSEVPA
- a CDS encoding alpha/beta hydrolase — protein: MTGVPEVAGWEYAVEPGGAGPVLLMLHGTGGDERDMIGLGRALAPGATLVAPRGRVSEHGMARFFSRTPADPFAFPDLDERIDDLAGFVRAALAANGLEGRPVFAVGYSNGANAAVALMLRHPGLLDGGVLLRPMLPAPPPPDLDLAGTAVLVAGGRQDGMIPADRVQGLLDVLRAAGAEVREHWEEGGHGLTQDDLGAAATWLAERGAGAR
- a CDS encoding DHA2 family efflux MFS transporter permease subunit, producing MRDRAAARVVAVRARLLEHPRWRWMALMVVASGMMLSVVNVSIVNIALPAMAEDLGVDVPAISWVVTGFLVTQATLLALAGRAGDLYGRRRVFVIGVLVLSGASVLCALAWSAPSLVAFRILQAVGACAMAPTAYAYAAELFGPRERGVALGVMGGVLGLAPVLSLNVAGVLVGTLGWRSVFWFSPVMGAVVLAGAALVLVEVRPRDADRRFDLPGAALAALGLFALLVALSRGEAWGWTSPRVLGAAALGVAALAAFAWQESRAPSPMIDLRLLRRRSLATANLAAMASSAALFGVLILLPFYLTAVLGFTAVQLAIGITPIAACFMLVAPLAGRSIARFGSERLATAGFVVSAAGAVAMAATAGAQHYALLLPGIVLFGVGLAVSTSPITMTAIHDVPATRLGVASALPNISRYTGGALGAALLGAVLHANLTPGLDRALGRVAPAGRDLVAGGFRSALLLAAAFLVLAALAASRMPRLDAGAPRTAAPAADTAIDAPLAR